The proteins below are encoded in one region of Chloracidobacterium sp.:
- a CDS encoding methyltransferase domain-containing protein, whose protein sequence is MSAAMGEVAAPEAANQAQEVKSCCAQFYESDVVRFLFGESFHPGGLALTTRLGEILGLKPSMRLLDVAAGRGTSALHLAETFGCEVVGVDFGAENVRLATEAAAERGLAERVRFVQGDAERLPFDDASFDAVVCECAYCTFPDKPQAAREFFRVLKPGGQVGLSDLTRRGPLAPALETLLAWVACIADARPVEDYTALLAAAGFAPGVVEPHDAALGEMVASVRAKLLGAELMVALKKLTLPDVDFPKAKQVTQSAADAVARGELGYAIITAVKAK, encoded by the coding sequence ATGAGCGCCGCTATGGGAGAGGTAGCCGCCCCGGAAGCGGCCAATCAGGCGCAGGAAGTCAAATCGTGCTGCGCACAGTTTTATGAAAGCGATGTCGTGCGCTTTCTCTTCGGCGAGTCGTTTCATCCAGGGGGCCTGGCGCTCACAACGCGACTAGGTGAAATCCTTGGCCTGAAGCCCAGTATGCGACTGCTGGATGTCGCCGCCGGACGCGGAACCAGTGCGTTGCATCTGGCGGAGACATTCGGCTGCGAAGTCGTCGGGGTGGATTTCGGTGCAGAAAACGTCCGGCTGGCGACGGAGGCCGCCGCCGAGCGTGGGCTAGCGGAGCGTGTCCGGTTCGTGCAAGGCGACGCCGAGCGTTTGCCCTTTGACGACGCGAGTTTTGACGCCGTTGTGTGCGAGTGCGCCTACTGTACGTTTCCCGATAAGCCGCAGGCGGCGCGCGAGTTTTTCCGCGTTCTAAAGCCGGGCGGACAAGTGGGGTTGAGCGATTTGACGCGGCGGGGGCCGCTTGCGCCGGCGTTGGAAACGCTGTTGGCGTGGGTCGCCTGCATTGCCGACGCGCGACCGGTGGAAGACTATACGGCGCTGTTGGCGGCGGCGGGCTTTGCGCCGGGCGTCGTCGAGCCACATGACGCGGCGCTGGGCGAGATGGTCGCAAGCGTTCGCGCCAAGCTTCTTGGCGCGGAACTGATGGTCGCGTTGAAAAAACTCACCCTGCCGGACGTGGATTTTCCCAAAGCCAAGCAGGTCACGCAGAGCGCCGCCGACGCTGTTGCGCGCGGCGAACTTGGCTACGCCATCATCACGGCCGTCAAAGCGAAGTGA
- the mqnC gene encoding dehypoxanthine futalosine cyclase: MADFSTRLERLYQGERPPAEEWLDVIHHAPLDELLFWADRLRADWHPDNVVTYVIDRNVNYSNICTSVCTFCAFYRKPGDPEGYVHDYETLFRKVEETLALGGSGILMQGGLHPDLKLEWYEELLRQLKARYRIHLHCFSPPEILNFARVNQLPIRVVLERLRAAGLDSIPGGGGEILVDEIRMRRRTECTSAEWLSIMETAHELGIPTTATMMYGMGETDLHRLEHLRKIYELQARTGGFIAFIPWTLQPDSVPIGKLFPERVAPEVYLRWFAAARLYLRNIPNLQVSWLTQGFEVARRALRGGANDMGSIMIEENVVSAAGAKYRADEAQLVRIIREAGFIPCKRNAAYRRLEAPAVAEAVA; encoded by the coding sequence ATGGCTGATTTTTCCACCCGACTTGAACGCCTCTACCAAGGCGAACGCCCACCGGCTGAGGAATGGCTTGACGTGATTCATCACGCGCCGCTGGATGAACTGCTGTTCTGGGCGGATCGCCTGCGGGCGGACTGGCATCCTGACAACGTCGTGACTTATGTCATTGACCGGAATGTGAACTATTCCAACATATGCACGTCTGTATGTACGTTTTGCGCTTTCTACCGGAAGCCCGGCGACCCGGAAGGCTACGTTCACGACTACGAAACGCTCTTTCGCAAGGTTGAAGAAACGCTGGCGCTCGGCGGCAGCGGCATCCTGATGCAGGGCGGGCTGCACCCCGATCTCAAACTCGAATGGTACGAAGAGCTACTCCGACAGCTCAAAGCCCGCTATCGGATTCACTTGCACTGCTTCTCGCCGCCGGAAATCCTGAACTTCGCGCGCGTCAACCAGCTTCCCATCCGCGTCGTGCTTGAGCGTCTACGTGCGGCCGGGCTGGATTCGATTCCGGGCGGCGGTGGCGAGATTCTGGTGGATGAAATCCGCATGCGCCGCCGGACGGAATGCACTAGCGCGGAATGGCTCTCGATTATGGAAACAGCCCATGAGTTGGGCATCCCGACGACGGCTACGATGATGTACGGCATGGGCGAAACCGACCTGCACCGTCTGGAGCACCTACGCAAAATCTACGAGTTGCAAGCGCGGACAGGAGGTTTTATCGCGTTTATTCCGTGGACGCTGCAACCGGACTCCGTTCCCATTGGCAAGCTCTTTCCAGAACGCGTCGCCCCGGAGGTGTATTTGCGGTGGTTTGCGGCGGCGCGGCTCTATCTGCGCAACATCCCCAACCTGCAAGTGTCCTGGTTGACGCAGGGGTTTGAGGTTGCGCGACGCGCGCTGCGCGGCGGTGCCAACGATATGGGCAGCATTATGATTGAAGAAAATGTCGTCTCGGCGGCTGGGGCTAAGTACCGCGCCGACGAAGCGCAGTTGGTCCGCATCATCCGAGAAGCTGGTTTTATTCCGTGCAAGCGCAATGCGGCGTACCGCCGACTGGAAGCGCCGGCGGTTGCTGAGGCCGTCGCCTAG
- a CDS encoding radical SAM protein has translation MSESATVLEAPPAAAAPPLLHPTEPPRKKDADYVFLELTRSICPECTKVVDAHIIVRDNKVFMRKRCDCERAKGKLYESLVYSDAQAYITNVRYNKPGTIPLHYNSEVVEGCPYDCGLCPDHQQHTCLGIIEVNSVCNMDCPLCFAEAGPGFSLTLEEVQSILDDFVRAEGRAEVVQFSGGEPTIHPQILDFLREAQKRPINLVMLNTNGKRIARDDAFLDELAEIRPALYFQFDGFDRETYRIIRGEPDILEEKLRALDRLAAKGLTAVLVPAIERGVNEHEVGAIVKFAMEHPAVRGVNFQPAFHAGRHLAHDPLQRITIPDILTMIETQTEGLFRKSDFVPVPCCFPTCNAVTYAFVENGAVTPLPRVVNVYDYLDYITNKVMPDYSAEIKIALEGLWSSSAAPGTAKSARDLQISCQACGFESLSVGEIAEKMKMIMLQDFMDPYTFNQKNLMKCCKEFLLPGGKQIPFCAYNTIGYRQQAREQLEALEWERKLARKEGKPFQVRPITFSFKEPRP, from the coding sequence ATGAGCGAATCGGCAACCGTTCTTGAAGCCCCGCCCGCTGCGGCCGCGCCGCCGCTTCTACACCCCACCGAACCGCCGCGCAAAAAAGACGCAGACTATGTGTTTCTTGAACTCACGCGCAGCATTTGCCCGGAATGCACCAAGGTCGTGGACGCGCACATCATCGTCCGCGACAACAAGGTCTTCATGCGCAAACGCTGTGACTGTGAGCGGGCGAAGGGAAAGCTCTACGAATCGCTCGTTTACAGCGACGCCCAGGCGTACATCACGAATGTGCGCTACAACAAGCCCGGCACAATTCCACTGCACTACAACAGCGAGGTGGTCGAGGGTTGTCCGTATGATTGCGGATTATGTCCTGACCACCAGCAGCACACTTGTCTGGGCATCATCGAGGTCAACAGCGTGTGCAACATGGACTGCCCGCTGTGTTTTGCCGAAGCCGGCCCCGGCTTCAGCCTGACGCTTGAAGAGGTGCAATCCATCCTCGACGACTTCGTCCGCGCGGAGGGCCGTGCCGAAGTCGTACAGTTTTCCGGCGGCGAGCCGACGATTCACCCGCAGATTCTTGATTTCCTGCGCGAAGCGCAGAAGCGCCCCATCAACCTTGTTATGCTCAACACCAATGGTAAGCGCATTGCGCGGGACGATGCGTTTCTGGACGAGTTGGCCGAGATTCGGCCGGCGTTGTACTTCCAGTTTGACGGCTTTGATCGTGAGACCTACCGCATCATTCGGGGTGAACCGGACATTCTTGAGGAAAAACTTCGCGCGCTTGATCGGCTGGCGGCGAAGGGGCTGACGGCGGTGCTCGTCCCGGCGATTGAACGGGGCGTCAACGAGCACGAAGTGGGGGCTATTGTTAAGTTTGCAATGGAACACCCAGCGGTGCGCGGCGTGAACTTCCAGCCCGCCTTCCACGCCGGCCGCCACCTAGCGCACGACCCGCTCCAGCGGATAACGATTCCCGATATCCTGACGATGATTGAAACGCAGACCGAGGGTTTGTTCCGCAAGAGCGACTTCGTGCCTGTACCATGCTGCTTCCCAACCTGCAACGCCGTAACGTACGCCTTCGTGGAGAACGGGGCAGTGACGCCCCTGCCGCGCGTTGTCAATGTCTATGACTACTTGGACTACATCACGAACAAGGTCATGCCGGACTACAGCGCGGAAATCAAAATCGCGCTTGAGGGGCTATGGTCGTCGTCGGCCGCGCCGGGGACAGCGAAATCCGCCAGAGACCTTCAGATATCGTGTCAAGCCTGCGGTTTTGAGTCGCTCAGCGTTGGCGAAATCGCCGAAAAGATGAAAATGATCATGTTGCAGGACTTCATGGACCCCTACACCTTCAACCAGAAGAACCTCATGAAGTGCTGCAAGGAATTCTTGCTGCCGGGCGGCAAGCAGATTCCGTTCTGCGCCTACAACACTATCGGCTACCGTCAGCAAGCGCGCGAGCAACTGGAGGCCCTTGAATGGGAGCGCAAACTCGCTCGCAAGGAAGGTAAGCCGTTCCAGGTGCGACCCATTACTTTTTCCTTCAAGGAGCCACGTCCATGA
- a CDS encoding FAD-dependent oxidoreductase, translating to MADRFDIVIIGAGSGGLTAAGFAAQLGAKVALVEKHRIGGDCTWTGCVPSKALLKAAKVAHEVRRAHRYGIAVEPPCTDMARVRAYVQSAISEVYAHEAPDVLRRNGIEVVLAPARFLDAQTIAAGDRTLTSKYFLICTGARPIRPTLDGLDDTPFITYETIFDLDELPKRMAVVGGGPIGCEMAQAFQRLGAQVTLFAERLLPRDEPEVGAALRAVFEREGMRLIPGRARAVRRRGEVIHVESDAGCADVETLFIAAGRRPNIAGLDLDKAGVQADARGIPVDANLRTNVKHIFAAGDVLGGHQFTHFAGWQAFLAVRNALLLGGSVGFTDIVPWVTFTDPEAAHVGMTEAEARAKHGAAVKAHHWMMKRTDRAVCDDDTDGFLKVISHSDGTLLGATMVAPRAGEAITEFTLALNHRLKVTDIASAIHAYPTYATAVQQLAAGVAVENFLSGTAGKVIQSLSKMMR from the coding sequence ATGGCTGACCGCTTCGACATCGTGATTATCGGGGCCGGCTCTGGCGGACTCACCGCCGCCGGATTCGCCGCCCAACTTGGCGCGAAAGTCGCGTTGGTCGAGAAACACCGCATTGGCGGCGACTGTACGTGGACGGGCTGTGTGCCGAGCAAAGCCCTGCTCAAAGCCGCCAAAGTCGCCCATGAAGTCCGGCGGGCGCATCGTTACGGCATCGCTGTCGAACCGCCGTGCACCGACATGGCGCGCGTCCGAGCCTATGTGCAGAGCGCCATCAGCGAAGTCTATGCCCACGAAGCGCCTGATGTCCTGCGGCGCAACGGCATTGAGGTCGTGCTTGCGCCGGCGCGGTTTCTTGACGCCCAGACCATCGCCGCCGGCGACCGGACGCTGACCTCGAAGTACTTTCTCATCTGCACGGGCGCGCGTCCCATCCGACCGACGCTGGACGGCCTCGATGACACGCCGTTTATCACCTACGAAACCATTTTTGACCTCGACGAGTTGCCGAAGCGCATGGCGGTGGTCGGCGGCGGCCCCATCGGCTGCGAAATGGCGCAGGCGTTTCAGCGTCTTGGCGCACAGGTGACGCTGTTCGCCGAACGACTGCTGCCGAGAGACGAACCGGAAGTCGGCGCGGCTCTGCGCGCTGTCTTCGAGCGGGAAGGCATGCGGCTTATACCCGGCCGCGCCCGCGCCGTGCGGCGACGGGGAGAGGTCATTCACGTGGAAAGTGACGCCGGCTGCGCCGACGTGGAAACGCTCTTCATCGCCGCCGGACGGCGCCCGAACATTGCCGGTCTTGACCTCGACAAAGCGGGCGTTCAAGCGGACGCACGCGGCATTCCGGTGGACGCCAACCTGCGGACAAACGTCAAGCACATCTTTGCCGCCGGAGATGTACTGGGTGGCCATCAGTTTACGCACTTCGCTGGCTGGCAGGCGTTTCTGGCCGTACGCAATGCTTTGCTGCTGGGCGGGTCTGTGGGGTTTACCGACATTGTGCCGTGGGTGACGTTCACTGACCCCGAAGCGGCGCACGTTGGGATGACTGAAGCTGAAGCCCGCGCCAAACACGGCGCGGCGGTCAAGGCGCATCACTGGATGATGAAACGTACCGACCGCGCCGTTTGCGACGATGACACAGACGGTTTTCTGAAGGTGATTTCGCACAGCGACGGCACGCTGCTTGGCGCGACTATGGTGGCGCCGCGCGCCGGCGAAGCGATTACGGAATTCACGCTGGCGCTCAATCATCGTCTGAAGGTGACGGATATCGCGAGCGCCATTCACGCTTACCCAACCTATGCCACCGCCGTCCAGCAACTGGCGGCCGGCGTCGCCGTTGAAAACTTCCTCAGCGGGACGGCCGGCAAAGTCATTCAGAGCTTGTCGAAGATGATGCGCTAG